In Haematobia irritans isolate KBUSLIRL chromosome 1, ASM5000362v1, whole genome shotgun sequence, a genomic segment contains:
- the LOC142220141 gene encoding protein takeout-like, giving the protein MDGYIFKIALSITIVLYFSSNCYGGELPSDIAKCKAGDNQCVLERHMEVFKKYAKGNPKMGLPDLTALPVKDVTVSKANSNSPIKMDFKFSDATCYGVEKTIIEVTSGWVKEPKFIEGDIIIPHLKIVGNYETSGKILLFALNGKGKGTVELFDSKVHCKYRMSLEKRSDGKNYAKVNKIKVDMKPKKIHFDLENLVDGNKELSDTLNNVLNESWSDVWNELADGVNNVIGNLFIDIMNKIYNELSYDDFYAD; this is encoded by the exons ATggatggatatatttttaaaattgcattatcTATAAccattgttttatatttttcatcgaATTGCTATGGTGGAGAATTGC cttCGGATATCGCCAAGTGTAAGGCAGGCGATAATCAATGTGTTCTCGAAAGACATATGGAAGTATTTAAAAAGTATGCCAAGGGTAATCCAAAAATGGGTTTGCCCGATCTAACCGCCCTACCAGTAAAAGATGTAACGGTGTCCAAAGCAAACTCAAATTCACCCATAAAGATGGATTTCAAGTTCTCAGACGCGACTTGTTATGGTGTGGAAAAAACCATTATAGAAGTTACATCGGGATGGGTTAAGGAACCGAAATTCATTGAGGGTGACATAATAATTCcccatttaaaaattgttggtAATTATGAGAcgagtggcaaaattttactctttGCTTTGAATGGCAAAGGTAAGGGCACAGTTGAATTGTTCGATTCCAAAGTTCATTGTAAATATCGAATGAGTTTGGAGAAGAGGAGTGATGGTAAAAATTATGCCaaagttaataaaataaaagtggatatgaagcccaaaaa GATACACTttgatttagaaaatttagttgatGGCAATAAGGAATTGTCCGATACCTTGAATAATGTCCTGAACGAAAGCTGGAGTGATGTTTGGAATGAATTGGCTGATGGCGTTAATAATGTTATAGGAAATCTTTTTATTGATattatgaacaaaatttacaatgaaCTTTCTTATGATGACTTCTATGCCGATTAA
- the LOC142220146 gene encoding protein takeout-like — MEVFKKYAKGNPKMGLPDLTALPVKDVTVSKANSNSPIKMDFKFSDATCYGVEKTIIEVTSGWVKEPKFIEGDIIIPHLKIVGNYETSGKILLFALNGKGKGTVELFDSKVHCKYRMSLEKRSDGKNYAKVNKIKVDMKPKKIHFDLENLVDGNKELSDTLNNVLNESWSDVWNELADGVNNVIGNLFIDIMNKIYNELSYDDFYAD; from the exons ATGGAAGTATTTAAAAAGTATGCCAAGGGTAATCCAAAAATGGGTTTGCCCGATCTAACCGCCCTACCAGTAAAAGATGTAACGGTGTCCAAAGCAAACTCAAATTCACCCATAAAGATGGATTTCAAGTTCTCAGACGCGACTTGTTATGGTGTGGAAAAAACCATTATAGAAGTTACATCGGGATGGGTTAAGGAACCGAAATTCATTGAGGGTGACATAATAATTCcccatttaaaaattgttggtAATTATGAGAcgagtggcaaaattttactctttGCTTTGAATGGCAAAGGTAAGGGCACAGTTGAATTGTTCGATTCCAAAGTTCATTGTAAATATCGAATGAGTTTGGAGAAGAGGAGTGATGGTAAAAATTATGCCaaagttaataaaataaaagtggatatgaagcccaaaaa GATACACTttgatttagaaaatttagttgatGGCAATAAGGAATTGTCCGATACCTTGAATAATGTCCTGAACGAAAGCTGGAGTGATGTTTGGAATGAATTGGCTGATGGCGTTAATAATGTTATAGGAAATCTTTTTATTGATattatgaacaaaatttacaatgaaCTTTCTTATGATGACTTCTATGCCGATTAA